CGTGTTAGGAGCGGGATTTTCTGCAGGCCACGCGACCACACAAAACTGCGGGGATGCTATCGGCTCCCTAACAGCAGTTTTCAGAGAAGGAATTTTGGAGAGTTCGCCTTCTCTGACAACACCTTTGTCGGATCTAATGGCGGCACCTCAGAACCAGAACGCCTTAGATATCGGAGGACGATGCCCATGGCATCGGTAGCGACATCCTCCCGATCAACGACGCCGATTGCGATGGGTTTTTCTCCTTTGAAGGCAAGCCGCACCGTCGGCCTCTGATTCCTTCCCGAGGTTTTTCCCTGCCGCCGCGACAGTCGACTACGAGCTACAACTTGGTTACTGGAGATTGTGGACTGCGTCGGCAGATGTAGTGATGCGCGAGAGAATTCTGGTCGGTGGAAAAAGTTCGACAATAGATTGCCCCCGAACCCGCTGACGGGTGACGGGCTTGAGAAATACAGCACCTTTTGTGCCATTGGTATGCTGGATGGTGAAGGAAGCGGGGTTTCCCTGTACCTAgctagctcagcacgtctTTTGCTCCAGTAGGAGATCTGGCTTCGTTACAGCCACCCagacgaaaaatatacaaacaaacaaacaaacaaacagaCTTGGCGATTGGACGGAGGCAGAGTCTGATAGCAGAAATAGCACCAGCACTCGCATTTAAATCCGGTCCTTAATTTCAAGCCTTGATTCTAGTGCATATATATAATCGACTCCATTTTGTATCTCTCAATTCCTGTCACTGCTATCCCAGCTAGCCAGGCTGAGCATATGACCCTGGCCATATGCCCAATACCAATCATCTTGCCTGTGACTGAAACCACAAGCCCGCTATAACGGAGGTCAAGAGCCCAGACTCCACTGGGCTCGATAACAGCTCACTGATAAGACGGGGCTAGCGGGGCTCTGTGCCGAGATACCCCGCTAGTTCCCAGAAACCTTTCTATAACACTGTTCAAGTTCTCCCTCGCTTCCCCGACGAACCCGGCATCGCCGGCACCTCTTCCCTTCCCATTTTCTAACCCCACATTTTGTACTCTCACGTTAGCTCGTGATGCCAGAACAGTCCAGGAAACCATCAGACCAGGAGCAGGATCAATCAGAGACGGGTCCACCGACAAACAAGAGAAGACGTATTGGTTTGGCATGTAATGCCTGTCGGTCACGCAAGTCTAGGTATACTTCCTTAAACTACCGAAATGTGCCTTCGGGGAGCTGACCTCATGGTAGATGCGATGGACAGCGCCCTTCGTGCTCGTCATGCCTGTCCCTTGGTTTCGACTGCATGTACGAGCCTGGTGATTCTGCCACGAACGTAATTGTTCGCAAAGACTATGTCTCGGATCTCGAACAGCGTGTCAGCTCTGTTGAGCATAATCTCCAGCGGTTGAACGATGTTCTCAAGGGTCATCTCTCGCCTTGCAATAACACGAATACCTCACCATGTCAACATGGAAACATGAACGTTGGCCACTCTATGCCTTCACCTGCACCGACTGCACCGGCGAAAGCGTCAGCGCCATCGGGAGCAGGGACAGGGACATGTGCGACAAGCCTAGAAGAGCCTCAGGATGAGGAAGGTATTCCCAATGGGATGGCCATGACGTTTGTCGAAGAAAAGACATCGGCGTTTTATGGCGAAGCCTCCAATATTAACTTCAcgcaacttcttcttcgcgCCATCGCGGCTGTGCACCACTCACCGGGCGCACCGTCTGCGCTTGACAGAGCTTCTGTGTTGGGAGAAAGTGTTGTTGCAAGTGTCTCCCAAAGCAAAGGCTCTCTGGGAGGCTCGGCGACACCACTAGACTCACTACCCACCGCCTTGCCATCTGTCGAGGAGATGGACACTTTGCTTGATCTCTACTTCGACACAGCTGGTGTTGTCTTCCCCTTCATTCACGAAGAGACCATGAGAAGTACATACAATGAATGCAGACTCAACGGCTTCACAAGAGCTCGAAGAACATGGCTTGGAACTCTGAACATGGTATTTGCCATGGCGAGTAACTTTGACAGGGACTACACTACCTCGTCCAAGAAGCGCTTCGAGAGGTCCAACGCTTTCTACAAAAGAGCTTTGGGCCTTTGCAACGAGCTATCAAAACGTGTCATAAGTCTTGAGATAGTTCATTATCTCATATTGGTCGTTCTTCATTGTCAGGGAACTTCACGCTCCGTGCAAGCCTGGAACAACTACGGTCTTGTTATCCGATCGGCTATGGCTCTAGGACTTCACACCGAGTCCACTGAGAGGTCGCTTGATCCTGTGCAGAAAGAATATCGTCGTCGGACTTGGGTGGTCATATACTGCCTTGACAAAGTGCTCAGCACAGCTGTGGGAAGACCCGCGAGTATTCCAGATGAGCAGATGACGCGGCGAGAGCCAGCATCTGGATGGTCACCTCCGACCTCTGACGCTGCCGATCTACCTGGTGATTTCTTGGCTGTATCATTCAGGATGTATCAGGTGATGAGCAAGTCTCTCGCCATTCAGTACGGTGCAAATCTCGATCACGACGCAGACCCTGATGAAATGGCCCACCTCAAGGCCTCAGGTGAACTCCGAAAACAACTTCGGCTTTGGGCGGCGAATCTACCGCCACATCTTCAACTGTGCGACGTTGAGTCGGATGTTCTTTCTCAAAACACAAAGGCGAACAGACTTCGCGTTATTCTTACGATGAGATATCATAATCTGAGTATTCTCATACATAAACCACTGCTCAGCGCTACGATACGACATTTGTTCCGACAGGATGACAGGGCGAGTGAAAGCTCATCGTACTTGATACAGCTCGCCATGGCGGAAGCGCATGAATGTGTTCGCTCAGCACAACTTACAATTGATATTGTTCATTCCGTTATCAGTGTAGATTCCACGAGCAAGAACAATCTTGGGGTATGGTATTTCACGCTTTACTATGGTAAGTATACCTTAGAATTAGTTATAAGGTGGTCTGCTGATTCTTTCGTCTAGTCTTCACGGCCTCACTGGTAATCTGCGGGCGATTACTCTGGGCACAACATGGAGACACTGTAGTTGACGAAGCATCCGTCAGCCACATGAAgttcctcctcagcaaagcagaagcaatATTCCTGAATCTGGATCACGAGAATAGTCTCGTGCTAAGTTGTCTAGAATACATTCGTAGACTCTCGCGAATGTGCGGCAAAAAAGGTTCGTCGCCGACAGTCTTCGTTTCTGGTCATTTTGTTAACACGGCGTTAGAAATTGCTCCGGATGCTGCGTCTGCTATTATGCACGATAATGGGTCGAGTTCTACGGGTTCTGCGGACGCCATGTCTTTTAATCTCGATAACATGGATCCCTTTCAGCTTTTTGCGTCGGAAATGTTTGATCCGGCTATTTTTGAACATTTTCATCAATCACCTGTCGATGGTATGAGCTTTGTGAATGGGTTATGGGAGGGATTTCCTTGCGGAGGATGAGACGGCCACCGCATGAATATAGCAAGTTTGGACAGGTCATGATGTTGCGTTCAATTGATTAGAGGCCTCACAATGAGTCTTGGTATTGTCTCACTTGTACCGACACTGATCCTATTTGAAGAACCCTGGAACGTTTCCATCGAAATATGTGTTAAATATTATCAAATGTCCTGACTGTTTGAAGGAAGATTCGCTTTCATTCCATCAAGACCCTCTCCTGACGATGAACAAAAGCTTATTGCCCCTCAAGATGGTCTGGACCTCAATAGGCAGTCAGTGTATCACAGCGGAATGGGCCGGTTTAACTCCCCGGCCTACCCCACGTCACCATGAGTCATGTGATCATTACGGGCTTAACAAGGTCTTACCTGATGATAACTAATTCCTATCTACCGGATCCAAATTGCGGAGCTTCGGTCCGATTATTAGATATCCCCGTGTATAATAATTCATTGTTGTTATGTACAAGTCGGACACATCGAATTATATCAAAATTGTTATCAGCCAGCCTATCAAGTCAGGATAATCCCTCGTTTCTCCTAGTCCACTCCTCATACCATGGCGCGTCTCGAAGATCCCACTGCTCTTACTCAACTTCCACTGGAAGAGACCGCCCGTGTGCGATACAGTCCTTCTGAGCTGCAAGACTACTTCAAAACTATCAAACTTGCAAAGAGATTTCTAGACCTCGGCAACAGCGTGTTGAAAGACGCTGCACTCGCCCGAACAAAAGAACATGGCCTCCCGCTCTTGCAAGCCATAACACGTTATCACACATGCAACGTCCCTTTTGAGAATCTCGTCCTTCACTATGATCCTCGCAAGATCGTCACTCTGGATCCTGCGGAGTTATACACCAAGATTGTAACACGACGTCGAGGAGGGCGATGCATGGAGAACAACATCTTTCTCGGCACTGCTCTTCGCTCGCTTGGTTACGAAGTGCGTAACTGCGGTGGTCGTGTATCACGCGCCATGAGCCCGTACCCAGAAGTCCGCAAGAACCAGAGCGCTACTTACGATGGATGGAATCATATGCTTCTTCTCGTGCTCCTGGGCGATGAATGGTACGGCGTCGATGTAGGAATGGGTTCCATGGGACCTAATCTCCCTTTCCCTCTGCAAGACGGATTCGAGACTCTCAGTATCGCACCGCGCGAGATTCGCATTCAGAAACGCTCCATCCCAGAGACATATGCTACAGACCCTTCTCACGGCACAAAAATGTGGTGTTACGACGTCTGCTACAATCCAGCCGAGAATGAAAAGATATGGACACCTGTCTACTGTTTCACTGAGACGGAATTCCTACCCCAGGACTATGAAGTCATGTCTTGGTTCACATCGACAAATCCGAAATCATTCTTTACCAGGTACATCACTTGCACCAAGATGATTATGGATGAGGACAAGGAGGTGATTATCGGAAACCTCACCCTTTTTAAAGACACTGTTAGGGAGACGATTGGTAGTGGCCGTAAGGTTGTTAAGAAGTTCGAAACGGAAGAAGAACGCATTGAAGGGTTGGTTGGGATTTTTGATGTCAATTTgacagaggaggagaaaaaCAGTCTTCCCCAGGAGAAGAGACTTGGGCAGAGCAAGGTATAAGATGAACATGGTTATTTAGATCGTCAGACCATTTCGGGTAGTGTGTCATGAATATCGTAGTGTTTATACGTACCTTTTACACCTCTAAACTGATAAGAATTCTTCGTGAATTCATTCAGGTAAGAATCGTGCCATGAACAAGATGTTTGGCCATGCTCATGACTCCCTGCCACGCCGTCGTCACGGCCTGCGACCAATCCCTATAACTTCACAAACGCTCCTTGATAGTGGTTATACATTTGTTTTATAGTTTAGGAATATCCGACTTCTGTTTCGCTTATCATATGCATCTCATCATACTTGAGCCAAGTAATCAAATAGTGCAGGATAATTCCATATCAAATATCTCAATATCTTCAGTGTCGTTGCTATCGCCAGCTGATAAGATAAATCGTATAGACCACATTATCCGGCGTGTCCGTTACTTCCCCGCATCTAACTAAGAGATACCAGAGCTTCAACATCGGGCCAGTGAACCCGATGCAGACCCTCTGAACTACCGACTaagatgatgaagggaaACCTACTAAGCTAGCTTCTTTACCCCGCAAATAATTGACCGATCACTGGGAACCAACGCTAGCAAGGCCTTATCATGGTAAAGATAAGTGTGCCGACTTCGGCTTCTTACCCGGATAACCCATAGACTCGGCCACCTGAATAAGTAATAGATCAATGCAGGATAGCAAGACCCAATATAGTCTCAACACTCAGATCCATTGCTACTTCATAGAGAAATTTCGGAGCGACATAGAGATTCAGTTGCTGTTGAAACGCAAACATGACTCCCTGTCGATTGCCCCCACCAGTCGATATCGCCGACTCGCCAAACACCGTTGAAGTCTACATCATAGACACAACGAGCTTCATGAGCGGGTTCCCCGCCTCAACCTTTGTGGAACCTCTCGTACCTGGGTTCGACACAATCAACGTCCGATCATACTCCTTCCTCATCAAGCACCCTGGCTCCAACACGAAATATGATACTATGGTATTTGACCTCGGCGTGCGAAAGGACTGGGAGAATCTCCCAGAGACTTTTGTCGCCGGTATCAAATCAAGTGGATGCAAAATTGAGGTGCAAACAGACGTCGCCTCAATCCTACGCGAGAATGGACAGAGTCTCGATGACATTGGGGCTATTATTTGGTCGCATTGGCATTTTGATCATGCTGGTGACCCACAAACCTTTCCAATGAGAACGGATCTTATTGTTGGTCCAGGGTTCAAGAAGAATATGATACCAGGTTACCCCACTGTGAGAGACTCGCATGTCAATGAAACAGCGTGGGAGGGTCGTGAGTTGATAGAGATCGACTTCAAAGGAGAAAGGGGTCTGAAAATTGGCAAATTTGAGGCTTATGACTTCTACGGCGATGGAAGCTTTTACCTCTTGAGCTCGCCAGGCCACGCAGTCGGGCACATGTCTGCTCTAGCTCGCACAACTGCCGATCCCCCTTCTTTCATGCTTCTGGGCGGTGATATCGCTCATCACTGTGGCGAGTTCAGACCATCGCCGTATACCCCCCTACCCACGATGATCTCTCCAAACCCTCTCGGCCGAAATCTCTCCGCTTGCCCCGGAAGgctcttcctcaacatccaccCTTGGAAGGACCCAGAGAGACCATTCTTTGACCCAACAACAGAGCCAGGATGGCACCTAGAAGCGGTGGAGGCAAAGGAGAGTATTGACAAGCTGATCGAGGCAGATGCCTACGATAATATCTTTCCTGTCATGGCTCATGATATGACCCTGGGTGAGACGGTGGAGTTGTATCCAAAGAAGGCTAATGACTGGATGGTGAGAGGTTGGAAGGAGGCGACGCGGTGGGGATTCTGTGGAGAGTTTACGCCAATGGAGGAGATGGATACTAAAGGACAGCCAGCACAGATTACGGGGTTTCATGAGATTTACGAGTCGACAGAGGCTGGTTCTCAGAAAGTGTCGATTGCGCATCTTGAGTATAAGggggaggagaagaaagcgGAGCTCCACAATCTACTACTATGATAATTAGATAACTTGGAATTGATACCTCTCTCCAATACAAAAGAGCATATGTTGGATTGAATGCATTACTGTAGTGCGAAGGGCTGTTGAATCTCATGACATATGAATGACAGCTCATGAGAGAAGTACCGCATAGGACTTAAGTCGTCAAGGCAAGCCTAATAAACAAGTATAACATAATAACCTATGCACGCCGACCTGTTGTTTATTTACCAATGTTCCTCATGGCGACCTCATTATACCTATCCCCCTGCGGTTTCAAAGCATCAACCAACTTCCTCATATCCCtgatctcctcctccgtaAGCTCTATATCCCTCGACGCAAAGTTCTCTACCAAACGCTCCGGCTTCGTCGTGCCCGGGATTGAAATCATGCCCTGCGCTGCGACCCACGCAAGAGCAACCTGGGGCAATGTACACTTCTTACGCTTGGCGAGCTCGCGGAAACCATCGGCGATTCTCTTGTTGGCATAAAAGTTCTCGCCTTGCCATTTAGGAACTGTAGAATCTGTGAGCAGGTATTGGTGCATGGGGAGTGGGAAGACTGACTCTGGCGTCTGTAATCTTCGGGGGCAAAGTCTTCGGGCGTTTGGTAGGGGAAGTTCTCTACGAGCCATCCGTGGCCGAGGGGACCATAAGCTATAAACTCGATGTCGAGCTCACGGGCTGTGTCGATCAGACCGTCGGTCTCGTGGATCGTTTCGAAAGCGGAATATTCTGCTTGGACGGCGTCGATTCTGGCGACTTGTTGAGTCAGCCTTGGTGTTTTTATAGATTAAATCGGATGCTCACTTGAGTTTGCATTTCGCAGCGTCTCAGCAGAGCATTCAGATAAACCGATGTACTTTGTTTTGCCTTGTTTGCGGAGGGAATCGAGAGCAGGGATGGATTCTTCAAGTGGTGTATCTGGGGGCTTCTGTCAGCATGTACTCGGCTAGTTGACCTCGGTGAGGGTTGCTTACTTGGATCCATGCGGTGAATATAGTACAAGTCGGGAGTAAACCCTAGTCTTTCGATTGTTCCCTCGATATATGTCGTGATATGCTCAGTCGAGTTGGTCACTGATCCGTCTTCAAAAGCAGCAATACCACACTTTGATGCAACTATTACAAAGGTTAGCCAAAAACAGCCccgaaaaagaaaaaacgTACTGAAAATTTTATCGCGACAGTTGTGCTTTCTGATAAAGTCACCGAGGATCTTCTCATTCTTTCCAGGACCGTAAGAAACCTTGAGCCGAATGGTTAGCTGTCATTGTTCAAGAGAGTCAACGATACGTACAGCAGTATCCCAGAATGTACAACCCTGTTCCAATGCTTCCAGCAACACGGGCTCGGCCTCATCGTAACTGAGGTCATTGCCTAGTGCGAAGCTGATGCCCATGGCACCAAAGCCTGGCGTAGGGACTTGCAAGTCTCGGAAGCGCATTGACTTGACcattgttggtgttggctgtGTGCACAGGATGTGGTGTCGTGTGAGGCTGACGAAATTGTACCAATTCGAATGTGAGTGGTAGTACCGTATGACGAGTTTAGCCTCTCTTTGCAAGGAATAAGGGTATTGAAAAGCTGAAAATGAACGCTTACCGGGGTTTCCATTCCGACTACGCGACATATGGAGTGCTGATACAGTGTTTCGGCAAGCACCGGGATTCAAATCATTTCGGGGAGCACCCGGCTATGGCGGAATGCGTTATCCCACGCTAAGCACAACCGACTTCGTGCGTGTCACCGAGACCTAACGTTAACAGATAAGATTCACCGAATCTGGGGTAGGATCCTTGCCAGCCAAACGAGGTAGGTTACCCGCATAGTTCGCTTGAAGCCAAGACGAAAGGTCCTGCCTATTTTCTCCCAACGATGGCGCACGGAGTTTCTTAGCGGTATGGAGACGATAGCGCGTCTAGTCGCCTCAACAGTTGAATTCTCGAATTAAGAACAGTTGTTGGATAGTATTCTGTCCTCGTtggccatcaacaagaagttgTATCTCTTGATTAACCCTCGATAGCCCTCAGCATGTACCCTATCTTGTAAGACTACTTCGTTCACTTAGGAAGGCCTTGACAATAGATCGATATGCTAGCAGGAGGCTCAGTGATCTGTAAATTAAGTGCTACTACATAAGACTGTTGTATTAGCCAGCTATAGTTCTCTACAGACTCTTGACCAATTGTCTCAGAGAAGTCAATCATGTTGAAGCTGGAAATGACCTTTGTAACCTAAGAGCCGCCAATTCTAGTATCGCTTGAGCAGTAGGTCCATTCCGCAACGCCTTCACAAGGCAGAAGGCATGCATCTGCCCTTCAGCCTTTATAATAGATGCATCAACCCCGAGGCCCTGTAGCCTTTGACCAAAGGCTACGCCTTCGTCAACTAGGGGGTCAACCGCTGATAGAAAGATAATGGTTGGAGGAAATTTTGACACGACATCGTCTGGGAGATGTGTTAGAGGAGAACCCAGCGCTGTTTCTCTGTCACTTTTGTTCGGGATGAACGTCTCAATCATCCAATCCATTGTCGCCTCTGGTAGGAAAGGCCCGTCCTTGAATGTGGTGTACGAGGGATACTTCTTGTGTGTAACGGTTACGGGAGCCCAGAGAACGATCTGACCGACTGTGGCGGGCAGTTGTCTTTGCAACGACATCTGCATCATGGCAATGGCCATGTGTCCTACAGATGATCAGCGCTTAGTCGAAGCTGGCTTATTATACACAACATACCTCCAACACTATCACCAGCCAGAGCAATGGTTTTGACCAAAAGGTTGTACCGCTTTCCATGACGAATCATATACTCCAGAACTTCATAGCTCTGCTCAAATGGGAACGGAAACGTTCTATGTGGTGCAAGCGTGTAGTCCGGAAAGACTATGGCAGCTCCAGTTCGCCGAGCCAAGTCCTCGACTAACACGGCAAACGATTTGGCACTTGCGCATATCAGCTTGATTGACATAATTAGTATAGAAGTAAGGAGTCATGCTTACCTCCCCATGACCCAGCCGCCACCATGAGTGTAAAAGATCATTGGAAGTGGCTTGTGAACCAGAGCCTTTGGTCTAAACAGTGTCACAGATGTCGGGCCATATTCCACCCCGACTTCAATTGACTGTGTGACAATATCATTCGCTGGTTCATGGCGCTGTAACTCTTCCAGGCTCTCGAATGCCTTGTCTGGGCCCCCAAGCTGATGAGGAGCAGACAGGCCATCGATTGCGGCCGCAAACTTGGCGTTGATGGGGTCGAGGTTAACCATGGCCACTGAATGGACCAATGAAAGAGGCTATGAGGAATTTATCTTCGTCAACGAAGAACAGTTACACCTCAAAACACAAAACAGACTTGAGACTATAAGCCTCTCAGCGTCCCCGGCTTGAGCGCGGCATTGCTGGATTTCATGGGATTAGGTTCGGAGGTTCCATTTAGTTGCCGGAGGTTCCCCAGTTCCCCGGTATCTCTACGCTTTCATGCCATTGCGTGGAGTCTTCCCCGCATCCGTGGTGTACGCTAAAGAA
This genomic stretch from Fusarium oxysporum f. sp. lycopersici 4287 chromosome 5, whole genome shotgun sequence harbors:
- a CDS encoding alcohol dehydrogenase, which codes for MSRSRNGNPGKRSFSAFQYPYSLQREAKLVIRYYHSHSNWYNFVSLTRHHILCTQPTPTMVKSMRFRDLQVPTPGFGAMGISFALGNDLSYDEAEPVLLEALEQGCTFWDTAVSYGPGKNEKILGDFIRKHNCRDKIFIASKCGIAAFEDGSVTNSTEHITTYIEGTIERLGFTPDLYYIHRMDPNTPLEESIPALDSLRKQGKTKYIGLSECSAETLRNANSIARIDAVQAEYSAFETIHETDGLIDTARELDIEFIAYGPLGHGWLVENFPYQTPEDFAPEDYRRQIPKWQGENFYANKRIADGFRELAKRKKCTLPQVALAWVAAQGMISIPGTTKPERLVENFASRDIELTEEEIRDMRKLVDALKPQGDRYNEVAMRNIGK